A window of bacterium genomic DNA:
TTGCAGTTGGATGCTTACGAAAAATTATTCAATCCACGCACCCGATTTGTTTCAATCGTTCATGTGTCCAATTCGCTCGGGACGATCAATCCCGTTGAGGAAATGATAGCGACTGCCCATCGGTACGGCGTACCGGTTTTGTTGGATGGCGCTCAAGCTGTACAGCACTTAACCGTGGATGTACGGGCATTGGATTGTGATTTTTATGTTTTTTCCGGCCACAAAATTTATGGGCCGACTGGAGTGGGTGTTTTGTACGGCAAACAAGCCCTGCTCGAAAAAATGCCGCCGTATCAAGGTGGCGGTGATATGATCCGATCCGTCACATTTGAGAAAACGACATTTAATGAATTACCTTATAAATTTGAAGCTGGAACGCCCAATATTGTTGGTGGAATTTCCATGACGGCTGGTGTGCGTTATTTACAATCAATCGGCGTCGATGCCATCGGTCAGTATGAACATGAGTTGTTGGAATACGGAACGGACGTTTTGTCATCGATTAAAGGACTACGTCTGATCGGTACTGCAAAAAGCAAAACAGGAATTTTATCGTTTGTTTTAGATAATGTGCATCCTCACGACGTCGGAACGTTTTTAGACGTCGAAGGAATCGCCATTAGAACGGGTCACCATTGCACACAGCCGGTCATGCAGTTTTTTAAAGTACCGGCGACATCCCGTGCTTCGTTGGCGATGTA
This region includes:
- a CDS encoding cysteine desulfurase, with translation MSVASVLRTETAFDVQKIREDFPILKQQVHGKPLVYLDNAATSQKPQVVIDAITRYYTFENSNIHRGVHYLSSQATIAYENTRTILKNFLNAASEKEILFVRGTTEGINLVAQSYGRTFFKEGDEIIVSAMEHHSNIVPWQIVCEQTGAKLRVIPMNERGELQLDAYEKLFNPRTRFVSIVHVSNSLGTINPVEEMIATAHRYGVPVLLDGAQAVQHLTVDVRALDCDFYVFSGHKIYGPTGVGVLYGKQALLEKMPPYQGGGDMIRSVTFEKTTFNELPYKFEAGTPNIVGGISMTAGVRYLQSIGVDAIGQYEHELLEYGTDVLSSIKGLRLIGTAKSKTGILSFVLDNVHPHDVGTFLDVEGIAIRTGHHCTQPVMQFFKVPATSRASLAMYNTKEEIDILADAIRKVMKVFS